A single genomic interval of Penicillium psychrofluorescens genome assembly, chromosome: 2 harbors:
- a CDS encoding uncharacterized protein (ID:PFLUO_003843-T1.cds;~source:funannotate) yields MPPFTTPPPTPQDALLSFPAPHVLLVTLNRPRSLNCINTQGHIDLHAIWEWMDAEPAMRVGILTGMGRAFCAGADLKEWNDSTSSTTSTNNRTSTRPNSGFGGLSRRKGRKPVICAVNGLCFGGGTEMIVNSDLVIASSNAVFGLPEVKRGVVALAGALTRLVRTVGRQRAMEMALTGRNVLPSEAERWGLVNEVFDTTSLGKNEDAVREKVVARAVEVAALIAENSPDAVLVSREGIKLGWEGIGAEEATSMLADTWVKRLNEGENLKEGLRAFVEKRKPVWGDSKL; encoded by the exons ATGCCCCCCTTCACCACCCCCCCACCAACCCCCCAAGAcgccctcctctccttcccaGCACCCCATGTCCTCCTGGTAACGCTCAACCGACCGCGCTCCCTAAACTGCATCAACACGCAGGGCCACATCGACCTGCACGCCATCTGGGAATGGATGGACGCCGAGCCCGCTATGCGCGTGGGCATCCTCACGGGGATGGGGCGGGCTTTTTGCGCGGGGGCTGATTTGAAGG AATGGAACGacagcacctcctccaccacctccaccaacaacagaACCAGCACCCGACCAAACAGCGGCTTCGGCGGCCTCTCCCGCCGCAAAGGCCGCAAACCGGTAATCTGCGCCGTCAACGGGCTCTGTTTCGGCGGGGGCACCGAAATGATCGTAAACAGCGACCTGGTAATCGCATCCTCGAATGCAGTCTTCGGGCTCCCGGAAGTAAAGCGCGGGGTTGTCGCGCTGGCGGGGGCATTGACGCGGCTTGTGCGGACGGTTGGCCGGCAGCGCgcgatggagatggcgcTTACGGGACGGAACGTGTTACCCAGCGAAGCGGAGAGGTGGGGGCTAGTTAATGAGGTTTTTGATACGACTAGTCTGGGTAAGAATGAGGATGCGGTgagggagaaggtggttgcCAGGGCTGTGGAGGTTGCGGCGCTCATTGCGGAGAATAGTCCCGATGCTGTGCTTGTTAGTCGTGAGGGAATTAAGTTGGGGTGGGAGGGGATTGGGGCGGAGGAGGCTACGAGTATGTTGGCGGATACTTGGGTGAAGAGGTTGAACGAGGGGGAGAATCTAAAGGAGGGTTTGAGGGCGtttgtggagaagaggaagcctGTTTGGGGGGATAGTAAGTTGTAA
- a CDS encoding uncharacterized protein (ID:PFLUO_003844-T1.cds;~source:funannotate): MGVIRKKTASRGTEAGTKFHCDVCSVDVTSTVRISCAHPDCHEYDLCVPCFGAGEKSKNHDPQTHPFHVIEQNSVPIFQEDWGADEELLLLEGAEIYGLGSWADIADHIGGYRTKEEVRDHYIDTYINSSNFPLPDRADPEDTSLQNSISKEEFQTRKKRRIEERKEAAKAAPPTTPKQKPTASVPACHEVQGYMPGRLEFETEFLNDAEEAVQHMTFEPGAGIGPEGEMDPETELKMTVVDIYNSRLTARTERKKILFEHNLLEYRKATAQDKKRSKEERDLLNKAKPLARMMNRKDFEDLNKGLEYEHNLRLAISQLQEWRQMGIGDLKTGEKYEQDKQQRVQRLLPQGSFDRFASARPKQTQQLDQSSIAGQLTMPELPLRLQKAANPHKQPDPSDLPLNDFDRAFAVDSDGMPAPQPSKTKYVVQPLSGVPAWKLDGDGAADMHLLTNEEVEMCNVLHLMPKPYLVVKDTLLKEAMKQGGSLKKKEARAMCKIEGTKTSRIYDFMVHSGWISKA, from the exons ATGGGTGTAATACGCAAGAAGACCGCCTCGCGCGGCACCGAGGCTGGCACCAAATTCCACTGCGACGTGTGCTCCGTGGATGTCACATCAACA GTTCGCATCTCGTGCGCCCATCCCGACTGCCATGAATACGACCTTTGCGTCCCCTGCTTCGGTGCGGgggagaagtcgaagaacCACGACCCGCAAACCCACCCATTCCATGTCATCGAACAAAACTCCGTCCCAATCTTTCAGGAGGACTGGGGTGCGGATGAGGagttgttgctgctggaagGCGCGGAGATCTACGGCCTAGGCTCGTGGGCCGACATCGCAGACCACATTGGCGGCTACCGCACCAAGGAGGAAGTACGCGACCACTACATCGACACATACATCAACAGTTCCAACTTCCCACTACCGGACCGGGCAGACCCGGAAGACACCAGTCTCCAAAATTCGATCTCCAAGGAAGAATTCCAAACGCGCAAAAAGCGGCGCATcgaggagcgcaaggagGCCGCCAAGGCAGCACCCCCAACGACaccgaagcagaagccaACTGCCAGTGTACCAGCCTGCCACGAGGTGCAGGGTTACATGCCTGGTCGTCTAGAATTCGAGACCGAGTTCTTGAACGATGCAGAGGAGGCGGTCCAGCATATGACGTTCGAGCCTGGGGCGGGTATCGGCCCTGAGGGCGAAATGGATCCGGAGACCGAACTCAAGATGACGGTGGTCGATATCTACAATTCGCGGCTCACGGCGCGAAcggagcgcaagaagatcctctTCGAGCACAACCTACTTGAATACCGGAAGGCCACTGCACAGGATAAGAAGCGCTCCAAGGAAGAACGCGACCTTCTCAACAAGGCGAAGCCGTTGGCGCGGATGATGAATCGCAAGGACTTTGAGGATTTGAACAAGGGGTTGGAGTATGAGCACAACTTGCGCCTTGCCATTTCGCAACTGCAAGAATGGCGGCAAATGGGCATTGGCGATTTGAAAACGGGCGAGAAGTACGAGCAGGACAAGCAGCAGCGTGTTCAGCGGTTGTTGCCCCAGGGCTCCTTCGACCGCTTTGCCAGCGCGCGGCCGAAACAGACGCAGCAGCTGGACCAGTCATCGATAGCAGGCCAACTGACGATGCCCGAGCTACCGCTGCGACTACAGAAGGCGGCGAACCCGCACAAGCAGCCCGACCCCAGCGACCTGCCCTTGAACGACTTCGATCGCGCCTTCGCCGTTGACAGCGACGGGATGCCGGCTCCGCAACCCTCCAAGACCAAGTACGTGGTGCAGCCTCTGAGCGGCGTGCCAGCGTGGAAACTGGATGGGGACGGCGCGGCCGACATGCATCTACTCACCAACGAGGAGGTCGAAATGTGCAATGTGCTCCACCTAATGCCGAAGCCGTACCTGGTTGTCAAGGATACGTTGTTGAAAGAGGCGATGAAGCAAGGCGGCAgtctgaagaagaaagaggcgCGGGCGATGTGCAAG ATCGAAGGCACGAAGACGAGCCGCATTTACGACTTCATGGTGCACAGTGGATGGATCAGTAAGGCATAG
- a CDS encoding uncharacterized protein (ID:PFLUO_003845-T1.cds;~source:funannotate) translates to MSWKLTKKLKETHLAPLTQTFGRSSSTSTIKGDTNGGEETITPVPSHSPSVASATSSNGIAASEALVSPPVAPVKPGILIVTLHEGHNFSLSPHFQQIFNSHFQNNSYAPSSLRPSTSSSSHSAHGQAGSYAQSNRPQSTSGGMNNAPTSHGRYSTKYLPYALLDFEKNQVFVDAVSGTPENPLWAGDNTAFKFDVSRKTELNVQLYLRNPATRPGAGRSEDIFLGAVKVNPRFEEAQPFVEDPKLSKKDNQKAAAAHAEQERHLGQLGAEWLEMQFGTGSIKVGVSFVENKQRSLKLEDFDLLKVVGKGSFGKVMQVMKKDTGRIYALKTIRKAHIISRSEVTHTLAERSVLAQINNPFIVPLKFSFQSPGKLYFVLAFVNGGELFHHLQKEQRFDINRARFYTAELLCALECLHGFKVIYRDLKPENILLDYTGHIALCDFGLCKLDMKDEDRTNTFCGTPEYLAPELLLGNGYTKTVDWWTLGVLLYEMLTGLPPFYDENTNEMYRKILQEPLTFPSSDIVPPAARDLLTRLLDRDPQRRLGANGAAEIKSHHFFANIDWRKLLQRKYEPSFRPNVVDARDTENFDREFTQEAPQDSYVDGPALSQTMQQQFAGWSYNRPVAGLGDAGGSVKDPSFGSIPE, encoded by the exons ATGTCCTGGAAGCTCACCAAAA AATTGAAGGAGACCCATTTGGCTCCATTGACACAGACTTTCGGTCGGTCGTCGTCCACCTCGACGATTAAGGGTGATACGAATGGTGGCGAAGAAACCATCACACCGGTACCCTCTCATTCCCCCAGCGTGGCTTCGGCTACCTCATCAAATGGGATTG CCGCTTCGGAGGCCCTCGTGTCACCCCCTGTCGCTCCGGTCAAACCTGGCATTCTCATCGTCACTCTCCACGAAGGCCACAACTTCTCCCTGTCTCCGCATTTCCAGCAGATTTTCAATTCGCATTTCCAGAACAACTCCTATGCACCGTCATCCTTGCGTCCCAGTACCTCCTCTTCGTCACACTCCGCCCATGGCCAGGCCGGTTCCTATGCGCAGTCTAACCGACCGCAGTCCACCAGCGGAGGAATGAACAACGCACCGACCAGTCACGGCCGGTATTCAACCAAATATCTCCCATACGCCCTTCTGGATTTTGAAAAGAATCAGGTCTTTGTTGATGCCGTGTCGGGAACTCCTGAGAACCCTCTATGGGCCGGTGACAACACTGCCTTCAAATTCGATGTGTCCCGCAAGACTGAGCTGAATGTTCAGCTGTATTTGCGCAATCCTGCAACCCGGCCTGGTGCTGGGCGCAGTGAAGACATTTTCTTGGGAGCAGTCAAGGTCAACCCCCGTTTTGAGGAAGCCCAGCCCTTTGTGGAAGATCCGAAGTTGAGCAAAAAGGACAACCAAAAAGCAGCTGCCGCTCATGCAGAGCAGGAGCGTCATCTGGGTCAACTGGGTGCTGAgtggctggagatgcagTTCGGCACTGGTTCAATCAAAGTTGGCGTCTCGTTTGTGGAGAACAAGCAACGCAGCTTGAAGCTGGAGGACTTTGACTTGTTGAAAGTCGTGGGCAAGGGTAGTTTCGGCAAAGTCATGCAGGTCAT gaagaaagatacAGGCCGAATCTATGCCCTCAAGACCATCCGCAAGGCTCATATCATTTCACGATCCGAAGTCACGCACACCCTCGCCGAGCGATCGGTGCTTGCGCAGATTAACAATCCTTTCATTGTGCCATTGAAATTCTCCTTCCAATCGCCAGGGAAATTGTATTTCGTCCTGGCGTTTGTGAACGGTGGCGAGCtcttccatcatcttcaGAAAGAACAGCGTTTTGATATCAACCGAGCGCGGTTCTATACCGCGGAGCTGCTATGCGCTCTAGAATGTCTCCACGGATTCAAGGTCATCTACCGTGACCTCAAGCCGGAGAACATTCTTCTCGATTACACCGGACATATTGCTCTTTGTGATTTCGGCCTTTGCAAGCTGGATATGAAGGATGAGGACCGAACAAACA CGTTCTGCGGCACTCCCGAGTACCTTGCCCCGGAACTTCTGCTGGGTAACGGTTACACAAAGACAGTAGACTGGTGGACACTGGGTGTCTTGCTCTATGAGATGCTGACAGGGCTACCGCCATTCTACGACGAGAACACCAACGAGATGTACCGCAAGATTCTGCAGGAACCTCTGACCTTTCCCAGCAGCGACATCGTCCCTCCCGCCGCTCGAGATCTGTTGACCAGACTGCTGGACCGTGACCCCCAGCGTCGACTGGGCGCCAACGGTGCCGCGGAGATCAAGTCGCATCATTTCTTCGCGAACATCGACTGGCGCaagcttctccagcggaAGTACGAGCCCAGCTTCCGGCCGAATGTG GTGGATGCCCGTGATACAGAGAATTTCGACCGCGAATTCACCCAAGAGGCACCACAAGACTCATACGTCGACGGCCCCGCCCTGTCGCAGACCATGCAGCAACAGTTCGCCGGATGGTCGTACAACCGGCCAGTGGCCGGGCTCGGGGACGCAGGCGGCAGTGTCAAAGACCCGTCTTTTGGAAGTATCCCCGAGTAG
- a CDS encoding uncharacterized protein (ID:PFLUO_003846-T1.cds;~source:funannotate): MRLDIKRQLFARSERVKGIDFHPTEPWILTTLYSGHVYIWSYESQSIIKTFELTDVPVRAGRFIARKNWIVCGSDDYQLRVYNYNTSEKITSFEAHPDYIRSIAVHPTQPFVLTASDDMTIKLWDWEKGWKCVQVFEGHSHYVMGMSINPKDTNTFASACLDRTVKIWNLGSPHANFTLEAHETKGVNHVDYYPQADKPYLLTTSDDKTVKVWDYTTKALIATLEGHTSNVSFACYHPELPVIISGSEDGTIKIWHANTYRLEQSLSYGLERAWCIAYQRGRQGVAMGFDDGAVVVKMGREEPAVSMDGSGKLIWARHSEVVSTVIKGGDASVKDGTPLSLPTKDLGTCEVYPQTLSHSPNGRFVSVCGDGEYIIYTALAWRNKAFGQALDFAWGSKDNSNDYAIRESTTSVKIFKNFKEQSSGLDVGFQAEGLSDGVLLGVKGQGGIGLFDWETGNLVRRIEADPKTVYWSESGELVTLACEDNFHVLRFSRENYVNGLNNGEADEDGVESAFELVTTVEESVRTGEWVGDCFIYTNSTNRLNYLVGDQTYTISHFDQPMYVLGYLPRDGRIYISDKDVNVMSFGLSLNMVEYQTLVLRGDMDMAAELLKDVPVDQQNKIARFLEGQGYKEMALEVATDPEHRFDLSLALNDLETALQIAREANVEHKWKTVGDAALAGWNLALAQECFTNAKDIGSLLLLHTASNNREGLRALAAQASESGLHNVAFSTLWSLGDVDGCINLLVQTNRLAEAVLLAQTYKPTSAPALVVQWRSSLEQGGKSKVSRLIGVPPGAPDVISTDDDLFPEWDEYIRLEKEGIVVPEPPSSESLIDVNGDDDGAEPASAANGAPEIDLDAAAAVEAE, encoded by the exons ATGCGGCTCGACATTAAG AGGCAGCTCTTCGCCCGCTCAGAGCGGGTAAAGGGCATTGATTTCCACCCGACAGAGCCATGG ATCCTCACAACTTTGTATAGCG GTCACGTATACATCTGGTCTTATGAGTCTCAG TCCATCATCAAAACGTTCGAACTCACGGATGTCCCTGTCCGCGCCGGTCGATTCATTGCCCGCAAGAACTGGATTGTGTGCGGCTCCGACGACTACCAGCTCCGAGTCTACAACTACAACACGTCCGAAAAGATCACCTCCTTCGAAGCCCACCCGGACTACATCCGCTCCATTGCCGTCCACCCCACCCAGCCCTTCGTGCTCACTGCCTCCGATGATATGACAATCAAGCTCTGGGACTGGGAGAAGGGCTGGAAGTGCGTTCAGGTGTTCGAGGGCCACAGCCACTATGTGATGGGAATGTCGATCAACCCCAAGGATACCAACACATTCGCATCGGCCTGTTTGGACCGTACTGTGAAGATCTGGAACCTTGGCTCTCCGCATGCCAACTTCACCCTGGAGGCCCACGAAACCAAGGGTGTCAACCATGTCGACTACTACCCGCAGGCAGATAAGCCATACCTGCTCACCACTTCCGATGACAAGACGGTCAAGGTCTGGGACTACACCACCAAGGCGCTCATCGCCACCCTCGAGGGCCACACAAGCAATGTCTCCTTCGCTTGCTACCATCCCGAATTGCCCGTGATCATCTCCGGTTCTGAGGATGGAACGATCAAGATCTGGCATGCGAACACCTACCGCCTGGAACAGTCACTAAGCTACGGTCTGGAACGAGCATGGTGTATTGCCTACCAGCGCGGCCGACAGGGCGTCGCAATGGGCTTTGACGACGGTGCTGTTGTCGTGAAGATGGGTCGGGAAGAGCCCGCCGTCTCGATGGACGGATCCGGCAAGCTCATCTGGGCTAGACACAGCGAGGTTGTGTCGACAGTTATCAAGGGCGGTGACGCCAGTGTGAAGGATGGTACTCCTCTTTCGCTGCCGACCAAGGATCTGGGTACCTGTGAGGTGTACCCGCAGACTCTGTCACACTCGCCGAATGGACGCTTCGTCTCTGTGTGTGGTGACGGAGAGTACATCATCTATACCgccttggcctggagaaaCAAGGCCTTCGGCCAAGCTCTTGACTTTGCTTGGGGATCGAAAGACAACAGCAACGATTACGCCATCCGCGAATCAACGACTAGTGTCAAGATCTTTAAGAACTTCAAGGAGCAGAGCAGTGGTCTTGATGTCGGTTTCCAGGCGGAGGGACTCAG TGACggtgttcttcttggtgTGAAGGGCCAGGGTGGTATTGGTCTGTTCGACTGGGAGACCGGAAACTTGGTGCGGAGAATCGAGGCTGACCCCAAGACT GTTTACTGGTCCGAATCTGGAGAGCTGGTCACTCTTGCCTGTGAAGACAACTTCCACGTCCTCCGCTTCTCGCGCGAGAACTACGTCAACGGCTTGAACAACGGAGAagccgatgaagatggtgtTGAGTCGGCTTTCGAGCTCGTCACGACCGTCGAAGAGTCTGTTCGGACCGGAGAGTGGGTTGGAGACTGCTTCATCTACACCAACTCGACGAACCGCTTGAACTACCTCGTGGGTGACCAGACTTACACGATCTCTCACTTCGATCAGCCCATGTACGTCCTCGGTTACTTGCCCCGGGATGGCCGAATCTACATCTCCGACAAGGACGTCAACGTCATGTCCTTTGGTCTGTCGCTCAACATGGTTGAGTATCAGACACTGGTGCTGCGGGGGGACATGGACATGGCCgccgagctgctcaaggacgTGCCCGTAGACCAGCAGAACAAGATCGCCCGCTTCCTCGAAGGCCAAGGTTACAAGGAGATGGCTCTGGAGGTCGCAACCGACCCAGAGCACCGCTTCGACCTATCTCTCGCGCTCAACGACCTCGAGACAGCCCTCCAGATCGCGCGCGAGGCGAACGTCGAGCACAAGTGGAAGACGGTCGGCGACGCCGCCCTGGCTGGGTGGAACCTAGCCCTGGCACAGGAGTGCTTCACCAACGCCAAAGACATCGGTTCTCTCTTGCTGCTGCACACGGCCAGCAACAACCGCGAGGGACTCCGCGCGCTGGCCGCCCAGGCCTCAGAGTCCGGTCTGCACAAcgtcgccttctccacgCTCTGGTCGCTAGGCGATGTTGACGGCTGCATCAacctcctcgtccagacAAACCGCCTCGCCGAGGCCGTTCTCCTCGCCCAGACCTACAAGCCCACCAGCGCCCccgccctcgtcgtccagtGGCGCTCTTCTCTCGAGCAGGGCGGCAAGTCCAAGGTCTCCCGCCTCATCGGCGTCCCCCCCGGTGCCCCGGACGTCATCTCCACCGACGACGACCTGTTCCCGGAGTGGGATGAGTACATCcgtctggagaaggagggcaTCGTCGTCCCGGAACCGCCTTCTTCCGAGTCTCTGATCGATGTCAACGGTGACGATGACGGTGCCGAGCCCGCGAGCGCTGCCAACGGTGCCCCCGAGATTGATCTTGATGCCGCGGCTGCAGTGGAGGCGGAGTAA
- a CDS encoding uncharacterized protein (ID:PFLUO_003847-T1.cds;~source:funannotate), giving the protein MRSTLRLLANVKPRYLEPFAPTGLTGLVTHPSPRPTLIYLYSNTLQKLKEFPDSSAYRQSVEALTRHRLQIVESQKPPGFEEWLARVKQAVGAEPDRFAQLQRKDGAFAYAARQEMDGSDNPRGEEWDGEEMTRPISHPSLTPEESAELLKREESNAKEGQEEQVWSAMKWENEPALEAEQISQIEQQIGAGLIEEVIQVAEAEMKLVDELHRSKVWEELEEKPRPGQWTYFERG; this is encoded by the exons ATGCGGTCTACTCTTCGACTGCTGGCCAATGTCAAGCCCCGGTACCTGGAGCCCTTCGCTCCGACCGGATTGACCGGCCTGGTCACCCACCCGAGCCCGCGCCCGACTCTGATCTATCTCTATTCCAACACCctgcagaagctgaaggagTTCCCCGACAGTTCCGCCTACCGCCAATCCGTCGAGGCGTTGACCCGCCACCGTTTGCAGATTGTGGAATCTCAGAAGCCCCCGGGCTTTGAGGAGTGGCTGGCACGGGTGAAGCAGGCCGTGGGAGCCGAGCCCGACCGATTCGCTCAGCTCCAGCGCAAGGATGGCGCATTCGCATATGCTGCCcgccaggagatggatggcaGCGATAACCCTCGTGGCGAGGAGTGGGACGGTGAAGAGATGACCCGTCCGATCTCGCATCCCTCTCTGACCCCGGAGGAATCCGCTGAATTATTGAAGCGCGAGGAGTCGAACGCGAAGGAAGGGCAGGAAGAGCAGGTATGGTCGGCTATGAAGTGGGAGAACGAGCCGGCTCTTGAGGCCGAACA GATCTCTCAAATCGAACAGCAGATTGGCGCTGGTCTCATTGAGGAGGTCATTCAAGTCGCCGAGGCTGAGATGAAGCTGGTTGATGAGCTGCACCGGTCAAAAGT GTGGGAGGAACTCGAGGAGAAGCCCCGTCCGGGCCAGTGGACTTACTTTGAGCGCGGTTGA